From Bacteroidota bacterium, one genomic window encodes:
- a CDS encoding AMP nucleosidase, with protein MNNKKEIVENWLPRYTGTELKDFGKYILLTNFNHYVRLFSEWNNVPINGLDKPMPNATHDGITIINFGIGSPNAALIMDLLSSIAPKAALFLGKCGGLKKKNKLGDLILPIAAIRGEGTSNDYLPLEVPALPAFSLQKAVSTTIRNNDSDYWSGTVFTTNRRVWEHDKEFKKYLQTTRSMAIDMETATIFIAGFANKIPTGALLLVSDQPMISAGVKTAESDKKVTEKYVNAHLKIGIASLNELINNGLTVKHLRF; from the coding sequence ATGAATAATAAAAAAGAAATTGTTGAAAACTGGCTTCCCCGGTACACCGGTACGGAATTAAAGGATTTTGGCAAATATATCCTCCTGACCAATTTTAATCACTACGTACGGTTGTTTAGCGAATGGAACAATGTTCCAATTAACGGTCTGGATAAGCCGATGCCAAACGCGACACATGACGGCATCACCATCATCAACTTCGGGATCGGTAGTCCGAACGCGGCTCTCATCATGGATCTCCTGTCTTCTATCGCTCCCAAGGCTGCATTGTTCCTGGGAAAATGTGGTGGGCTGAAAAAGAAAAACAAACTGGGAGATCTCATTCTCCCCATCGCCGCGATTCGCGGAGAAGGAACATCCAACGATTACCTCCCTCTTGAAGTGCCTGCTCTTCCCGCATTCAGTTTGCAAAAAGCGGTTTCCACAACTATCCGGAACAATGATAGCGATTATTGGTCCGGAACGGTTTTCACCACCAACCGCCGTGTCTGGGAACACGATAAAGAATTTAAAAAGTATCTTCAAACAACACGATCCATGGCAATTGACATGGAAACTGCTACCATATTTATCGCCGGATTCGCCAATAAAATACCTACTGGCGCTCTCTTGCTTGTCTCTGACCAGCCCATGATTTCTGCAGGAGTAAAGACAGCGGAAAGTGACAAAAAAGTAACCGAAAAATATGTGAACGCGCACCTGAAAATCGGCATTGCTTCACTGAATGAATTAATTAATAACGGACTCACAGTAAAACATCTGCGTTTCTAA
- the holA gene encoding DNA polymerase III subunit delta gives MTYDQIIAELKKKIYSPVYFLQGEEPFYIDQIANYIENEVLTESEKEFNQTVLYGKDLDLPTLFSYAKRYPMMSNYQVVIVKEAQDIKDLAGKKESADGAGKSGKKNDSKDHFLDYLQNPTPTTILVFCYKYKTIDKRTKVAKVLDKAGVVFESKKIYQDKVPAWVNQYVLSKGHRINPKACVLMAEYLGADLSRIANEVNKLLLNLKAGDEITAKHVEENIGISKEFNIFELQNALGKRNILKANQIVNYFSANPKSNPIQFTIPQLYSYFHKLLTLHSLVDRSQNNVASILGVHPYFVQDYESAAKAYSRDHCVRNISFIRDYDLRAKGIKPSSADDGELMKELVYKILH, from the coding sequence ATGACCTACGATCAGATCATAGCTGAACTTAAGAAAAAGATCTATTCACCTGTCTATTTTTTGCAGGGGGAAGAGCCTTTTTACATTGATCAGATCGCCAATTACATAGAGAACGAAGTCCTTACAGAAAGCGAAAAGGAATTCAACCAGACTGTACTCTATGGAAAAGATCTTGACCTTCCGACCCTTTTCAGTTATGCGAAACGCTACCCGATGATGTCCAATTATCAGGTAGTCATTGTAAAAGAAGCACAGGACATCAAAGACCTTGCTGGAAAAAAAGAATCTGCTGATGGTGCAGGTAAAAGTGGAAAAAAGAATGATTCAAAAGATCACTTCCTGGATTATCTTCAGAACCCGACGCCTACTACCATCCTTGTGTTTTGTTACAAATACAAAACCATCGATAAACGTACTAAGGTTGCAAAAGTACTTGACAAAGCAGGAGTAGTTTTTGAATCAAAAAAAATCTATCAGGACAAAGTTCCCGCATGGGTTAATCAGTATGTTTTATCAAAAGGACATCGCATCAATCCAAAAGCTTGTGTGCTGATGGCTGAATATTTGGGCGCGGATCTCAGTCGTATTGCCAATGAAGTAAATAAATTATTACTCAACCTGAAAGCCGGTGATGAGATTACAGCGAAACACGTTGAAGAGAATATCGGCATCAGTAAAGAATTCAATATTTTTGAACTGCAAAACGCTTTGGGAAAAAGAAATATTCTGAAAGCAAATCAGATCGTAAATTATTTCAGCGCTAACCCGAAAAGCAATCCGATTCAGTTCACCATTCCACAACTCTATTCTTATTTTCACAAACTTCTTACGCTTCATTCTCTTGTGGACCGTTCACAAAATAATGTTGCAAGCATCTTAGGTGTCCATCCCTATTTCGTTCAGGATTATGAATCAGCTGCAAAGGCTTATTCCAGGGATCACTGCGTACGCAATATCAGTTTCATCCGCGATTATGACCTCCGCGCCAAAGGCATCAAACCATCCAGCGCTGATGACGGAGAACTGATGAAGGAATTGGTGTATAAAATACTCCACTGA
- a CDS encoding type I restriction enzyme HsdR N-terminal domain-containing protein, whose amino-acid sequence MELPKLHFPEYKFKLRSDTSGGQSLKIFDIVRGKYVRLSPEEWVRQHILHFLILDKHYPKSLTGVEKRVVVNRLERRYDILIHDSDMKPMLLVECKAPNVKITQEVFDQAARYNLTVDARIFILTNGYETFCCTLDHANKSYHFLEEVPFYEKL is encoded by the coding sequence GTGGAATTACCAAAACTGCATTTCCCGGAGTACAAGTTTAAGCTAAGGTCAGATACCTCTGGCGGACAAAGTTTAAAAATTTTCGACATAGTTCGGGGAAAATATGTTCGTTTAAGTCCGGAAGAATGGGTAAGACAGCATATTCTGCACTTTTTGATCCTCGATAAGCATTATCCGAAATCCCTTACCGGTGTAGAGAAAAGGGTGGTAGTGAACAGGTTGGAGCGAAGATACGATATTCTCATCCATGATTCGGACATGAAACCTATGCTTTTAGTAGAATGCAAAGCCCCGAATGTAAAAATCACACAGGAAGTCTTTGATCAGGCTGCCAGGTATAATCTGACTGTCGATGCCCGGATTTTTATTCTGACAAATGGTTATGAGACCTTTTGCTGCACCCTTGATCATGCTAACAAGAGTTATCATTTTCTGGAAGAAGTCCCTTTCTACGAAAAACTTTGA
- a CDS encoding DUF5606 domain-containing protein: MELKDIISVPGMSGLYKVVANNKNGFIVESLADSKRTLINSTQRIMTLVDIAVYTTGEDMPLREIYKEIQQKEGQKLGVDPKADGAKLRDYFKKIVPTFDEERVYTSDIKKMLVWYDILKDKIDFSKEEETGGEADEKLLAAADHDKPIPKKHEAHGPKAESAKATTAKTRKKV; encoded by the coding sequence ATGGAATTAAAAGATATTATTTCAGTGCCCGGAATGAGCGGCTTGTACAAAGTTGTCGCAAACAACAAAAACGGTTTCATCGTTGAATCGCTTGCTGATTCAAAAAGAACCCTTATCAATTCAACTCAACGCATCATGACACTGGTGGATATCGCTGTGTACACTACCGGTGAGGATATGCCATTGCGTGAAATCTACAAAGAGATTCAGCAAAAGGAAGGACAAAAACTTGGTGTGGATCCGAAAGCGGATGGCGCAAAGCTGAGGGATTATTTCAAAAAGATTGTTCCAACTTTTGACGAAGAAAGAGTTTATACATCGGATATCAAAAAGATGCTGGTGTGGTATGATATTCTGAAAGATAAGATTGATTTCTCCAAGGAAGAAGAAACCGGCGGAGAAGCGGATGAGAAACTTCTTGCGGCGGCGGATCATGATAAGCCGATTCCGAAGAAGCACGAAGCACACGGTCCTAAAGCGGAATCAGCAAAAGCAACAACTGCAAAAACCCGTAAAAAAGTTTAA
- a CDS encoding PAS domain S-box protein yields MSTKIKNIRRPIPDEGRKVLYRLLLVAVAVVYALVFVLDYLLQLHFTFFLLLSLFGFVILTLFYMWFRVSGTQEIIEEEQEEIIEEEKIIQPVFEDPVFYISVSTGLILDCSDEALRLFETEDKNALLGHDLNSFLATDWTVEEKKQIRRGLESQGRASAKAEYVSLKGKKIRGLMQAVKTSSASESLLTVRITDLSHLKAEPIQDAESSKTAVTIESDPTSKRLFEDGLQAMAFIGMNYKFTRANKAFCNLLGYTEIELQQLSFLDVLHPEDKEKEKKNISAIFRGDVPLSKREKRFVKRNNEVIWVNETASLSRDEKGRPQFVITMVENITQRKRVERSMADSKNKLSALVENAEYSILSVDKHHTILLINSKLCDILFGLTGIVVETGFNLLDILPENFHAEYLDMHKRALTGENFIQERNVVMHGKRVDIEIVVTPVKDDFNKVISVSLFGHDVTERKVSELKLIREKNQAEAATEAKSSFLATMSHEIRTPLNGVIGMGKLLNQTSLSPKQQDYVDSILLSGEALLSVINDILDYSKIESAKMELEHKPFLIKRAIEETFDLMSSKAIEKHLALQYTIARSVPAYIYGDITRLRQIMMNLVGNAIKFTPKGTITISVSLLKEQENKIDLLFEVKDTGVGIPPDKIGKLFRSFSQADAGTAKTYGGTGLGLAICKNLVELMGGKIWVESVPGQGSNFQFTIKTESVSKSDTPRSTGNGTNKLVNSHVLLISDDKTETDIYSNYFRRWNMVPRSVDEAGKALEMVRTGDELNLVLIDAQMISAKALNLAEQIRQIRRKGELPIVLFNADESDNVVFDYSGEIVSAVIPKNVDRSKVLDILIGVFSVEDHSRSQHDKDLGRMDIKLAQHVPIKILIAEDNQINQKLALNIFEGLGYTPKIVSNGLEVIDVLRKESYDLIFMDVQMPELDGLETTRFIIQKMNLEHRPIIVAMTAFALEGDKEKCMEAGMDDYISKPFQIEEIVERIRKWGGRYIQVRAEMVQQNNNRNSEKSSDVVLDMTVIQRLRDMTAGSDPTFFSQVIAMFIDQGREITKDMERLCKEKDWQGMSKLAHKLKGSALNIGANLLAEVCRQIELIGKSTNPADCSTMIPSLIEEWRKTEEALGKLS; encoded by the coding sequence TTGAGTACAAAAATTAAAAATATCCGAAGACCTATTCCTGATGAAGGACGAAAGGTTTTATACCGTCTCCTGCTGGTAGCAGTGGCCGTGGTATATGCCCTGGTGTTTGTGCTCGATTATCTGCTTCAATTGCATTTTACTTTTTTCCTCCTGCTCAGTTTGTTTGGATTTGTGATACTCACACTGTTCTACATGTGGTTCAGAGTTTCCGGTACACAGGAAATCATTGAAGAGGAACAGGAAGAAATCATTGAAGAAGAAAAAATTATTCAGCCTGTTTTTGAAGACCCTGTTTTTTACATCAGTGTTTCCACAGGATTGATTCTCGATTGTTCGGATGAAGCACTCCGTTTGTTTGAAACCGAAGATAAAAATGCATTGCTTGGGCATGATCTCAATTCGTTCCTGGCGACAGATTGGACCGTAGAGGAAAAAAAACAAATCCGTCGTGGCTTGGAAAGTCAGGGCAGAGCATCAGCTAAGGCGGAGTACGTGAGTCTGAAAGGCAAAAAAATCAGAGGTTTGATGCAGGCGGTGAAAACATCTTCCGCTTCAGAGTCGCTGCTCACTGTTCGCATTACGGATCTGAGTCATTTGAAAGCTGAGCCAATTCAGGATGCTGAATCCTCAAAAACTGCAGTTACAATTGAATCGGATCCGACGTCAAAGAGATTGTTTGAGGATGGATTGCAGGCTATGGCATTCATCGGAATGAATTATAAATTCACGAGAGCGAACAAAGCTTTTTGTAATCTGTTGGGTTATACCGAAATTGAATTGCAGCAACTTAGTTTTCTCGATGTTTTGCATCCGGAAGATAAGGAGAAAGAGAAAAAGAATATTTCCGCGATTTTCAGGGGAGATGTACCGCTGAGTAAAAGGGAAAAGCGTTTTGTAAAACGGAATAATGAAGTGATCTGGGTGAACGAGACCGCTTCTCTTTCACGCGATGAAAAAGGTCGTCCGCAGTTTGTGATTACGATGGTTGAGAATATTACCCAACGTAAACGCGTCGAGCGCTCAATGGCGGATAGTAAAAATAAACTCAGCGCGCTTGTTGAGAATGCTGAATATTCCATCCTGTCGGTGGATAAGCATCATACCATATTACTGATCAATTCGAAGCTCTGTGATATTTTGTTCGGGCTTACAGGTATCGTCGTTGAAACTGGATTTAATCTTCTTGACATATTGCCTGAGAATTTTCACGCGGAATATCTTGACATGCACAAGCGTGCCTTGACCGGTGAGAATTTTATTCAGGAACGCAATGTGGTGATGCACGGAAAACGAGTCGATATTGAAATCGTCGTGACACCGGTGAAGGATGATTTTAATAAAGTGATCAGTGTTTCATTGTTTGGTCATGATGTAACTGAAAGAAAGGTTTCTGAACTGAAATTAATCAGGGAGAAAAACCAGGCGGAAGCAGCTACTGAAGCAAAATCAAGTTTCCTCGCGACGATGAGTCATGAAATCCGGACACCACTGAATGGTGTTATCGGAATGGGCAAGTTGCTTAATCAGACTTCACTTTCTCCCAAACAGCAGGATTATGTCGATTCAATTCTGCTCAGTGGTGAAGCTTTATTATCTGTCATCAACGACATTCTTGATTATTCCAAGATCGAATCGGCGAAGATGGAATTGGAACACAAACCATTCCTTATCAAACGCGCTATTGAAGAGACATTCGATCTGATGTCATCCAAAGCAATTGAAAAGCACCTTGCTTTGCAATATACCATTGCCCGTTCGGTGCCTGCCTATATATATGGAGACATCACCCGTTTGCGTCAGATCATGATGAATCTGGTGGGTAATGCCATAAAGTTCACTCCGAAAGGTACCATTACTATTAGTGTCTCCTTGTTGAAGGAACAAGAGAATAAAATTGATTTACTCTTTGAGGTGAAAGATACCGGTGTGGGAATTCCACCTGATAAAATTGGCAAACTGTTCCGAAGCTTCTCTCAAGCCGATGCCGGAACCGCTAAGACTTATGGTGGAACGGGCCTCGGACTCGCGATTTGCAAAAACCTTGTCGAATTGATGGGTGGAAAAATTTGGGTAGAAAGTGTTCCGGGACAAGGATCAAATTTCCAGTTCACGATAAAAACAGAGTCTGTATCCAAGTCGGATACTCCGAGAAGTACGGGTAATGGTACCAACAAGCTGGTCAATTCACACGTATTGCTCATCAGTGACGATAAAACAGAAACAGATATATACTCGAATTATTTCCGTCGCTGGAATATGGTTCCACGTTCGGTAGATGAAGCAGGTAAAGCACTCGAAATGGTTCGTACCGGCGACGAATTAAATCTTGTATTGATTGACGCACAAATGATCAGTGCAAAAGCATTGAATCTTGCCGAACAAATCCGTCAGATCCGGAGAAAAGGAGAATTGCCGATAGTACTCTTCAATGCTGACGAGTCGGATAATGTTGTCTTTGATTACAGCGGAGAAATTGTTTCAGCGGTCATTCCCAAAAATGTGGATCGTTCAAAAGTGCTGGATATCCTGATTGGTGTGTTCTCGGTAGAAGATCATTCGCGTAGCCAGCATGACAAGGATCTGGGTCGCATGGATATTAAACTGGCGCAACATGTACCTATAAAAATTCTGATTGCGGAAGATAACCAGATCAACCAGAAACTGGCATTAAATATTTTTGAAGGCCTGGGTTATACTCCGAAGATTGTGAGCAACGGACTGGAAGTAATTGATGTCCTTAGAAAAGAATCCTATGATTTAATTTTCATGGATGTTCAGATGCCTGAATTGGATGGTCTTGAGACGACAAGGTTTATCATTCAAAAAATGAACCTTGAGCATCGCCCGATCATTGTCGCAATGACAGCTTTTGCATTGGAAGGTGATAAAGAGAAATGTATGGAGGCAGGAATGGATGATTATATCAGCAAACCGTTCCAGATCGAGGAAATTGTTGAGCGTATCCGCAAGTGGGGTGGAAGGTATATTCAGGTAAGAGCCGAAATGGTTCAACAAAACAACAATCGTAATTCTGAAAAATCTTCAGATGTAGTTCTTGATATGACTGTCATTCAGCGTTTGCGCGACATGACAGCAGGATCTGATCCTACATTTTTCTCACAGGTAATCGCAATGTTTATTGATCAGGGAAGAGAAATTACAAAGGATATGGAAAGGCTTTGTAAAGAAAAGGACTGGCAGGGCATGAGTAAGCTTGCTCATAAATTAAAAGGTTCCGCTTTAAACATTGGAGCTAATTTGCTCGCAGAAGTGTGCCGCCAGATTGAACTAATTGGAAAATCAACGAATCCGGCAGACTGTTCCACAATGATTCCTTCTTTGATAGAGGAGTGGAGAAAGACCGAGGAAGCTTTGGGTAAGCTGAGTTAA
- a CDS encoding M3 family oligoendopeptidase: MTTNTVNAPEKIRRNFLPASLDLSTWESLEPFYLDLQNRKIDSVADLQKWLTDVTELESIVSEHLGWLYIRMTCDTTDKKLTEAYTHFIENINPKIEPFADRLNRKLIECPFRTELDKRYSLYLKQVENSIRIFREENIPLQAEMTVKEQKYGETAGAMTVEVNGKTLTLQQASNLLKNPDRSVRESVYHKIVSRRQQDLEKLDGLFHELITLRHRIARQAGFANYRDYKFVELDRFDYTPEDCLRFHESVRTSIVPVLDSLLEERKAELKLDALKPWDLDVDTQGRPDMKPFTKGEELMTQTIACFSDIHPYFGEVTKTLQRLNYIDLDSRIGKAPGGYNYPLYESGVPFIFMNASGSLRDVITMVHEGGHAIHSMLTSKLDFIGFKELPSEVAELASMSMELISMEHWHHFFQNADDLRRARREQLENVIEALPWIACVDHFQHWLYMNPDHTTSERTEAWKRIYLQFSSKVVDWSTDQNALEAMWQKQLHLFEVPFYYIEYGMAQLGAIAVWRNYKQNPQKAIEQYMNALKLGYSCSIPEIYSAAGIRFDFSEKYIRELVDFVKSELQKV, translated from the coding sequence ATGACAACTAATACAGTAAACGCGCCGGAAAAAATCCGGCGCAACTTTTTACCGGCCAGTCTTGACCTGAGTACATGGGAATCTCTTGAACCATTTTATCTGGATCTTCAGAATCGTAAAATTGATTCCGTTGCTGATCTTCAGAAATGGCTTACAGATGTTACAGAACTCGAATCCATCGTTTCGGAGCATCTTGGTTGGTTGTATATTCGCATGACCTGCGATACGACCGACAAGAAGCTTACGGAAGCTTACACGCACTTCATCGAAAATATCAATCCGAAGATTGAACCATTCGCGGATCGACTGAACAGGAAATTGATTGAATGCCCGTTCAGAACAGAACTTGACAAGCGTTACAGTTTATATTTGAAACAGGTAGAAAATTCCATCCGTATTTTCAGGGAAGAAAACATTCCATTGCAGGCAGAGATGACTGTGAAAGAGCAAAAGTACGGTGAAACGGCAGGCGCAATGACCGTTGAGGTGAACGGAAAAACGCTGACCTTACAACAAGCATCCAATCTTTTGAAGAATCCGGATCGTTCTGTACGGGAATCGGTGTATCATAAAATTGTTAGTCGCCGCCAACAGGATCTTGAGAAGCTCGATGGACTTTTTCATGAACTGATCACATTGCGTCACCGCATTGCACGTCAGGCCGGTTTCGCGAATTACCGTGATTATAAATTCGTGGAACTGGATCGTTTCGATTATACTCCGGAAGATTGTTTGCGTTTTCACGAATCCGTTCGAACCAGCATTGTTCCTGTTCTTGATTCATTGCTGGAAGAAAGAAAAGCAGAGCTCAAACTCGATGCGTTGAAACCCTGGGATCTCGATGTCGATACACAAGGCCGTCCGGACATGAAACCTTTTACCAAGGGTGAAGAATTGATGACCCAAACGATCGCGTGTTTCAGCGACATTCATCCTTATTTTGGAGAGGTTACAAAAACGCTTCAGCGTTTGAATTACATCGATCTTGATTCACGAATTGGAAAAGCGCCGGGAGGTTATAATTATCCTTTATATGAATCGGGTGTTCCGTTTATTTTTATGAATGCAAGCGGTTCGCTTCGCGATGTGATCACGATGGTACACGAAGGTGGTCATGCAATTCATTCCATGTTGACAAGCAAACTCGATTTCATCGGGTTCAAAGAACTTCCATCAGAAGTTGCTGAGCTTGCTTCCATGAGTATGGAATTGATTTCAATGGAGCACTGGCATCATTTCTTCCAGAATGCCGATGATTTGCGCAGAGCACGTCGTGAGCAATTGGAGAACGTTATCGAAGCGTTGCCATGGATAGCCTGTGTTGATCACTTCCAGCATTGGTTGTATATGAATCCTGATCATACAACAAGTGAACGCACAGAAGCATGGAAAAGGATTTATCTGCAATTCAGTTCAAAGGTTGTTGATTGGTCAACCGACCAAAATGCATTGGAAGCGATGTGGCAGAAACAATTGCATTTGTTTGAAGTTCCATTTTACTACATCGAATATGGAATGGCTCAACTGGGCGCCATAGCTGTGTGGAGGAATTACAAACAGAATCCGCAAAAAGCCATCGAACAATACATGAATGCTTTGAAATTGGGTTATAGTTGTTCGATTCCGGAGATCTATAGCGCGGCAGGAATTCGCTTCGATTTTTCCGAAAAATACATCCGTGAACTTGTTGATTTTGTAAAATCTGAGCTCCAAAAAGTGTAA
- a CDS encoding S8 family peptidase: protein MKRTFGRMFLGAFLVTQSLFTFAANPLANNAVSGTQRNVAELNFNGARIKAGELIIKVKPEFRSQCSPTEISESKLSVVLQSLQASGLKKRFPSKQAPVMALNRNGEKPTDLSLIYSVSFPADLNISDVITKVMATGSVAYAEPVYLNQMDYTPNDPQIASQYQNAKINLYNAWDVWKGDTNTVVGIVDSGTDWDHPDLAGNIKYNWNDPIDGTDNDNDGFIDNFRGWDVSENDNDPMVVNSDHGSHVSGCAAAVTDNGVGVAGPAFRCKFLPVKVSLDASSTSIDNGYDGIVYAADHGADVINCSWGRTGGISQFEQDVITYATIDMDALVVAASGNDGLEEEHYPSSYKYVLSVAATTSTDSKAGFSNFGYSIDVCAPGNQIYSTVFNDTYTAYSGTSMASPIAAGCAAIVKSRFPTMNALQVGEQLRITCDDIYSASGNTPYRNKLGKGRVNLFTAITDSVSPGVVVESLDITDNNDNAFVIGDTLDMTAVFKNLLRPTANLTCVLSTTNTAVTVLNSTFTPGVVGTLATATNSGSPYKVVINPSAGANTEVRFKITMTDGTWSDVYSFILIVNVDYINIAINDVASTITSKGLIGYNASGQLGGLGFTYMGGATILYEMGLMIGATGTQVSDCVRGDGSGYDEDFASVLAVSSQEPGVYSDFDAYGKFRDNGLTSVSPISVFVTHRAYAWMAPADRKYIIVEYTIKNTSGGNLSNLFAGLFADWDIPAYANNKCSVDNSRMMGYAWSTDVAGLYAGMKLLSPGAFNSYAIDNISGGNGGLDMFDGYSNADKYLSLSTFRQDGGTSAATGNDIIQIVSTGPFNLANNDSVKVAFALIAGEDLSMIQASADAAQIRYDNLSTGMTEIPMSGAFSLSQSYPNPANNQSTISFVLPQANETELSIYTTMGEKVKSVVSEKLNGGKYSVTVDLSQLSAGNYFYRLQSGGLVKTLPLTIIK from the coding sequence ATGAAAAGAACTTTTGGCCGGATGTTCCTCGGAGCATTTCTGGTGACCCAATCCTTATTTACATTCGCCGCTAATCCTCTGGCAAATAATGCTGTGAGCGGTACTCAGCGAAATGTCGCGGAGTTGAATTTCAACGGTGCCAGAATTAAAGCCGGTGAATTAATCATCAAAGTCAAGCCTGAATTCCGTTCACAATGTTCTCCAACTGAGATTTCTGAATCGAAACTCAGTGTTGTGCTGCAATCTTTACAGGCAAGCGGTTTGAAGAAAAGATTCCCTTCAAAGCAGGCTCCTGTCATGGCACTAAACAGAAATGGCGAAAAACCTACGGATTTGAGTCTGATTTATTCTGTTTCTTTTCCTGCGGATCTGAATATTTCAGATGTGATTACTAAAGTGATGGCTACCGGTAGTGTCGCTTATGCTGAGCCGGTCTACTTAAACCAGATGGATTACACTCCGAACGATCCACAAATTGCTTCGCAGTACCAAAACGCGAAAATCAATTTGTACAATGCCTGGGATGTTTGGAAAGGTGATACAAATACTGTTGTAGGAATTGTCGACAGTGGCACAGACTGGGATCATCCGGATCTGGCAGGAAATATTAAGTATAACTGGAATGATCCGATTGATGGCACAGATAATGACAACGATGGATTCATTGATAATTTCCGCGGGTGGGATGTAAGTGAGAATGATAATGACCCGATGGTGGTGAACAGTGATCATGGTTCACACGTGAGTGGTTGTGCCGCCGCAGTAACAGATAATGGAGTAGGAGTTGCAGGTCCGGCTTTCCGTTGCAAATTTCTTCCTGTGAAAGTTTCACTTGATGCAAGTTCTACATCCATTGATAATGGATACGACGGAATCGTTTATGCAGCGGATCATGGCGCGGATGTGATCAACTGTTCATGGGGACGTACAGGTGGTATCAGTCAGTTTGAGCAGGATGTAATTACCTACGCTACGATAGATATGGATGCACTTGTTGTAGCTGCTTCCGGAAATGATGGACTTGAAGAGGAACATTACCCAAGTTCTTACAAATATGTATTGAGTGTCGCCGCGACTACCAGTACCGACAGCAAAGCGGGATTTTCAAATTTTGGATATTCCATTGATGTTTGTGCTCCCGGAAACCAGATTTATTCAACTGTATTCAATGATACTTATACAGCTTACAGCGGAACATCCATGGCTTCTCCGATAGCAGCCGGATGCGCGGCGATTGTGAAATCCAGATTTCCTACTATGAACGCCTTGCAGGTTGGTGAGCAATTGCGAATCACTTGTGATGATATTTATAGCGCAAGTGGAAACACCCCTTACCGTAACAAACTTGGTAAAGGAAGGGTGAACTTGTTTACTGCCATCACCGATTCTGTTTCTCCGGGTGTTGTAGTGGAGAGTCTTGACATTACTGATAATAATGATAATGCATTCGTGATCGGTGATACGCTGGATATGACCGCTGTATTCAAAAATCTGCTGCGTCCAACAGCGAACCTGACCTGTGTATTGTCTACGACAAATACGGCTGTTACTGTTTTGAACAGTACATTCACTCCGGGTGTAGTAGGCACATTGGCTACAGCCACCAATTCCGGAAGTCCATACAAAGTGGTGATCAATCCTTCCGCAGGAGCAAATACGGAAGTTCGTTTCAAAATTACGATGACCGATGGAACGTGGTCAGATGTTTATTCATTCATTCTGATCGTGAACGTGGATTACATCAATATCGCGATCAATGATGTTGCATCGACAATCACAAGCAAAGGACTTATTGGATACAATGCCAGCGGCCAGCTGGGTGGATTAGGATTCACTTATATGGGAGGCGCTACAATACTTTATGAAATGGGTCTGATGATTGGCGCTACCGGAACACAGGTTTCTGATTGTGTACGCGGTGATGGTTCCGGCTATGATGAAGATTTCGCTTCGGTTCTCGCTGTGTCAAGTCAGGAGCCGGGAGTTTATTCTGATTTTGATGCTTATGGGAAGTTCCGTGATAACGGACTTACATCCGTATCACCAATCAGCGTATTTGTAACTCATCGTGCATACGCATGGATGGCACCCGCTGACAGAAAATATATCATCGTAGAGTATACTATTAAAAATACAAGTGGAGGAAATTTATCTAATCTCTTTGCGGGATTGTTTGCGGATTGGGATATACCAGCTTATGCAAACAACAAATGTTCTGTCGATAACAGTCGAATGATGGGTTATGCATGGAGTACTGATGTCGCTGGTCTGTATGCCGGAATGAAATTACTTTCTCCGGGTGCTTTCAACAGCTATGCGATTGACAATATCAGCGGAGGGAACGGAGGTCTGGATATGTTTGATGGTTACAGCAACGCGGATAAGTACTTATCTCTGTCTACATTCCGTCAGGATGGCGGGACTTCCGCGGCAACAGGAAATGATATTATCCAGATAGTTTCAACAGGTCCGTTCAATCTGGCAAACAATGATTCAGTAAAAGTCGCATTTGCATTGATTGCCGGTGAGGATTTAAGCATGATTCAGGCAAGCGCTGATGCTGCTCAGATTCGTTATGACAACCTGAGCACCGGCATGACCGAGATTCCGATGTCCGGAGCATTTTCTTTATCGCAGAGTTATCCAAACCCGGCAAATAATCAAAGTACGATTAGTTTCGTACTTCCTCAGGCAAACGAGACTGAATTGTCAATTTACACAACTATGGGTGAGAAGGTCAAATCTGTTGTTTCTGAGAAATTGAATGGCGGAAAATATTCAGTCACAGTTGATCTGAGCCAGTTATCCGCAGGAAATTATTTTTATCGTTTGCAAAGTGGTGGCCTGGTAAAAACCTTACCATTGACCATCATTAAATAA